GGTAGCATTGCCCCATTCTTACGGAATACTTCAACAGAAGGTGAACTAACATCTTCTCTACACttaaacatacacaaaattaaactACCACTGGTTTAACTACTTAAATGACTTCTTCTCATGGTTGACATTATGAAAAGAACCATGTAAACAGAACCATCCTGTAAACATCTCCTGGAATTTAGATAAGTCGAATCCTGCCATTTAGTTATTTCACAATGGCATAGAACATGAGGACCATCTCTTTACCTTTCtctcatgaatacacacacacacacacacacacacacacacacacacacacacaaagtggagTAGTACTAATGTTGGAATCACATGTGGCAGCCCAAATGGTCTTGTATGGTAAAAAGCAATGAAACAATTTACAGTGCCTTGGGATGGAGGATATCTTACCTGATACCTGTCTGGTACACAGCCTTTTAAGATGTGAGGAATGTCATCCATGCACAGCCctgcttcctccccttcctctagcCCCATTGAGTCACACAGCATAAATGGGAGTGTTTCCCCGCTTTTTCCATCTTTAATAGAATAAACTCtgtactgttaaaaaaaaaaaaaaaaaactgagttaaAGGATATTTGTTAGCATTCAAAacaagagggaaagggaaaatttGCTGTTTTAATATAGTGAGTGGCCTGGGACCAgcatgatcctcctacctcagcctcagagggctgggattaaggcatgagGGACCACGTCAAGCTATGTAGTCACAGTTCTTCTTCCACATGCGGtacagaagatgctctaacactGCACTCTACTAGAAAGTTCAGAACCCATCTATGACATCACCAGAGTTCAGACATTGAAGAATCTCAGTTAATGCTTAAAAGACTTGATGTTTTATAGCATCTTGCCTTGACTTTGCAGACTATGCTGACATGTTGAATAAATCTACATCAAGAAACAAGATGCGACTTGTGAAAGTGTTAGAAATGTTTTGAGCTCTTGAATACAGTACCAATGACAAAGAGATGCTATAGTCTTATAGTGTATTTGCAACAAGTATGAAAAGGTGTTTTCATATAATCAATTCTTgggtttataaaaacaaaaggctTCTCTGGATAATATTATTGAATGGAGATAATTCTTATGCAATATTTCTGCTTTACTTAATTACTTAACATCTAATTGTAGATTATGAAGAAGGTTATGTGTAAgagaaaattacaaagaaatgaacaaatacatTCAGTATAACCTGCAAAGTCACCAACTTTCACAAATCCTTAGGTAACTTACCTGCTTGGTGATGCTGCTTTCGTCAGATCCCACGATGGCTTGGCGAGTTAGGTGGCCTTGGAAAGCAGACTTCACTGAGTTGATAAAGCTGGACTTTCCTGAACCTACTGGGCCCACCAAGAGAATGTGCACTTCTGAAACCAAGTGCTCATAAGGCCTGTAGGCTTTGAGAGCAGAGAGTAATTTTTCTCGGTGCCTGTTTAGAATGCAGAAATTAAATATAACAGCAGATCTTCTGCAAAGCACTATAATTACCTTAGAGCTTCCATTTCTTCCACTTTAGGGATGGGTTTAGTTACACTCTTCTTTTGATAGTAGCTTTATAATATATTAAGTATAACACCGTAAACACCCCAGGTTATACATTTTACACTTAGATATATTGCATTTGTATAGCAGAATAAAATCTTAACCTGTAACAAGGcattattaactttatttttagttataatTTCCAATATAagcttcatatttttattggatattttatttatttacatttcagatgttatcccttttccccatttgccctccctagaatccccctatctcatctctcctccttctttttgcttttataccactttaattatatgcaagtattaaggtcagtagtacgttgaggaactagcaatacaatagatgcaaatagtcaaggaacaggcaagacaatagacacaaatttTAGAGAGATATTAACACTGAAAGTAAGTGATTATttggaataaaaatatattaaagggaaataaaaaatatatttgcatatgtaaatTAGAAAGGGgctgttttttaaattaactggAATATTATCTGTCAACGATGACTATTATCATTCCAAGTAATTTGGTATTTTTATCTTTCTCACTAGTTCATTGTCAGCACTTAATGCAATTAATCTCAATAAAATGAGTAACAGGTAGGTCAAGAACATAACTTACTGTTTGGCGGTCACCATCTTCTTTATGAAGCCTGGATTTTTCTTTATGCCTACAGAAAACAAGCACATCACAATAAGTTCCCTGACTTGCTTGGCTGTCTATGGCCAAGTCTCCCTCCTAAACAGGGCTGGTCTGCTTGTTTAATCTTGGCCTTTCCAACTGAGAGCTCAGGTTGGCAGCatcctgagaggaagaggagaaaagatgaaTCTCTGCAATTGTATAATCGGTTTCACCCTCCTGGTCTCTGCTATCagtttctccctccttccttctctcccttcttctcctctctcctgtctcctgtcttaaCTATATCTCcagctctgtctttctgttttaaaggAATAAGACAGAGTTTGTTTTGAAGACATTTTGAGTTACTATGACCAGAGAATACAGATTTATGTTAcctcaaattccatgttccaatgtggaagcattctgacaacatttttatagttttacagaacaaagaaaagtctAAGTTAACgcacatttaaaatgtatttgtgggTACAGCAGAAGGACAGAGGGAGCAAGGCAAAATCTGTCTTTTATATGTACATCTTAAATCTCTTTGCTCACAGTAGTTTGTAGTCCTCAGTCCTCAGTGCACAACAGATTCATCATTTCCGTGCCCTTACACACCAATGACAACACATAACTGCAAAAACTAGAACCAAACGCGAAAGCAGATTATCCTTTTGTACATACCATCAACTCGAAAAATTTCACATTGCCAACATCGAGAGTCATATTTAGGATTGAGTTCTAGTTCCTCTATTGCTTCATCATTTAGATAAAGTGTGCATCCAAAGCGAAAATCCACAGTGAGTGTCAAACTACCGGGTGAGATCATATGCAGACCTGTAGAATTAACTGTTACTTGTGTGTTGAGAAATAAAGCTCGTATTTCAGAGCTATTATTCTTTTTCAATGAAAACCAAGCACAAGTACATAGCTTTTCAGAGTCTAAACTGGGAAAATCCTCCAGCATAAAAACACCCACAATTATATCTTGCTTCAGGTGAAATACTGTCATTGTGGACCCCTGAAGGGAACATTTGTTACTCATCTCGACAAGTTTGTGAACACTAGACTCATAAAGAAGAGTCAAAGATGCGTTCCCAAGCAGCCTTTCCAGCATCTTTTCTTCTATCCATGTCAATAGGGTTGTCACTTCCATGTCCCTGTAACTGACAGAAAAACAGATAGAAGTTGAGTGACTAGCAAAATATAGCAGTTTAAAGTCCTGTTTAGTTCTGTGAGTTTAGTTCAAGCTTCTGTTTCGTTCCAGTGAGTTCTATTGACCTCTGACCCCAAAAAAACACATTAGGAATTTGAAGTCTATAATATAATGTGTAGAAATGGAGTGATAGCAGTTATATATGAGAAATAAATACTTTTGCAATGACAAATAGCGTTAAACTTAAGCGTTGGACTGGGAATAATGGCACGCTCCTTTAATCGCGGCACTCAGGAGACACCAGAGGTAAGTAGATTTCCATGAGTATAAAGCCAATCTGATCTACATACACAGTGATTTTCAACccaccctgatctacatagaTAGTGAGCTCCAGTCCAGCCAGAATTATACAGGGAAAgcttgtctataaataaataaaatttaacattggTTGACAGTAAACTCCAGACTAgagaaaaatacacaataaaaattagTAATCAACAAATATTTTATCTATGGTTTGTGGATCACATAGTCTTTACTGTTGGGATGACCTTTTATACCTTTGTTTAAATGTATCTGTTTtattcaattgttaattctgGAAGGGCAGAGAGTAAATACTGGCTGGCAGGATTTGGTACTGTTTCTATGGCTCATCACCTGCCTTAGTAGTTCGTAAATGTCCATCCTCCTTCACCTTCTGATTGACTTAGTAAAGATCTGATGGCTAATAGCTGGGTAGGAAGTAGAAGGCAGGACTTCTGGACAGAAAGAGGGTCTCTAGGAAAAGAAGCAGATTCCAGAGATTTTTTCCAGGGACACAGAGGAGGAAAGAATGAGTGGAAAAGCATAGACTAGGAATAGTGAGGGTTAATTTGTACAAGCTAGCTGAGAGTCTGCCCAGCTACAGGGCCTATGTTATTATAAATGATAAGAAAGTCTCCACATCATTTTTATAGTTGGAGGGTTGTGATTGTCCTTATGGCCACATAGAGTTCAGCACAAAGTACAGGCAGGCCTGCACTGTATGAATACATGCATTGGTCAGTTGGTCCCATTTTGGCACATCTACACAGGTTGGCATGAATGGATTAGCTCTATTTTTTATAAACATGGGTAAAGgtcaaataattttcttttaatttaaaaagcaaactaaaGCATGAAAAGCTAGGTCTGGTGTCATCTCTATAAAGTGTTGCCTTAAAGCAATATCAGAGATTGCACTCATACACTTTACACACGGAAGATGCACAGAAATAAGCAAGCCGATGATGTGTGCAGATGTCTGTGAAAGGAGtaaagagaacagaggagagacACGGAGATGGCTTCTACTTTCCAAGGAACACTTTTCTTCCAAAGAGAATCTGACTATATGGAGCAAGTCATAGTTAAAACGTGACAGAATTATTGGAGATTGTTCTAGAGCCCACTCTTCCTGAAGTTagtgtaagaccccaaaaggggactctcacccaagtccggacctgcacgaacccaaggacacacgagaaaccttcttgatgcaattgcagaggaggtttaatgacgagggccctcgggccggaatatatctcacgcaagagatagagattccgaccacaagcccaggaaacttgggatatttatgggtaggggttggggagagcgggaaagtttggcgcggttacatatgattggatatatcaaacatccgttcccaagcctggtttccatctagcccccatcccaattatcctaatttacatctgtatcttgctcctgggagaattcctttcaagtgacttccgtttacccaggtgttttattgcctctatcttgggtcttttgtgcctttgaaatgtttattcaagcccttggaatgcaccccaggggcagctaacacttgagtgtaaattgaaactctgagcCTAAGAaactcacgttgagacctaaaatttcatttttacaatttattcttacatttcctccttttctctcatggtcaaattccaatcttggaattatgaatcatcatctgggtgtaaagagtgatattgttgtctaagcatcgaattatatctttgtcattgaatctttaactatctttttcttaccccctggatggtctctagtatgtacttaggtaaagtagctgtctctctctctctctacatatacatatacatatacacacactaatgggcctgttggctttttttcatctcgaggatgtacatatgtagcttaagtcccactctttaaggctgtgtctgggacacagtttagattcaaatgtctcttatctctgacaattgggcaatctctatccctgtgtctccaggatgggcatatctcaggagtcaaggcctgctggtccttggccttgtagaacggcaggtgatcttgagcctgaggaggttgttcaggtgtctagctgttctctccagttggcatcaaacGCAGGTGTCGGCCCGAGTTATGTtcaacagcatcaggaatagtttcttagtggcctgaaaaatcatctctcacacaagagggacattctgggtttggaatagggacaaggaaagggacactctagccagcgccagttctcaggggtaatttagttttttagggttctgtttattctctctacctgtcctaagctctggagacagtataaacagtggagcttctaattagtctctaatatttctgacaatttctgacttatcttacaaacaaaggcaaggctattatctgatctaattatctcagatgtttgaaaacctcgggacaacttctattctaggctgttcccttctaacttttttttttttttttttttcttatttactctaagtctcataagcctttacttgttggcatatcttacactgtcttatcatttctctggcccaaaacctgaggtctattatatgtttttaaatctcttggctgcttggttgcactcatatcttaagagtccatctgtgtatttagcctggtaaatcctttgctttctggggagtatagttctcccttcttgtgtgcaccattttctctttttctctagatagtatctggcaggatggctagcaatctgagt
Above is a genomic segment from Arvicanthis niloticus isolate mArvNil1 chromosome 4, mArvNil1.pat.X, whole genome shotgun sequence containing:
- the Ifi44l gene encoding interferon-induced protein 44-like isoform X1, giving the protein MYGAVLGRTVKASVIQGQPYRKDFLSYRDMEVTTLLTWIEEKMLERLLGNASLTLLYESSVHKLVEMSNKCSLQGSTMTVFHLKQDIIVGVFMLEDFPSLDSEKLCTCAWFSLKKNNSSEIRALFLNTQVTVNSTGLHMISPGSLTLTVDFRFGCTLYLNDEAIEELELNPKYDSRCWQCEIFRVDGIKKNPGFIKKMVTAKQHREKLLSALKAYRPYEHLVSEVHILLVGPVGSGKSSFINSVKSAFQGHLTRQAIVGSDESSITKQYRVYSIKDGKSGETLPFMLCDSMGLEEGEEAGLCMDDIPHILKGCVPDRYQFNPCKPIKPKHFTSAVSPPLKDRIHCVAFVLDISSVNTLSDKMLGKLKKIHKDVVDCGVGHVALLTNVKNYDEVLDDNFVNMAESVTSLSQVQNVQKMLNIPIANILMVSNYASERRLEPMKDILIFAALGQMLRAADDALEDLPLEDAGNLDPF